Within Plectropomus leopardus isolate mb chromosome 23, YSFRI_Pleo_2.0, whole genome shotgun sequence, the genomic segment GGGTCCAAACACGACAATGAAGTTGACAGTGATCACAACTAGGATGCCCACGATTTTGTGCCTCTCGTGGTCAGAGAGGGAAGGGGAGCGGCGGAGTGTTACCCCAATGTGGGCTGAGGTGTATCTAAGGGAGGAAGCAGAGATGCAGATGAGAACTAGACATACTTGAGTACAATTAAGTATACTTACGTGTGCTTTTTATGTTGAAACATCTTTAGGATGCACTTGAATTGAAGTACATATCATATTGTTAacgcttttaaaaatgtattttttttctgcttgagtatatttcaaaccagtttgcaaTAAATATATTGCAGCTCTGTGTTTTGCCAGGCGAGCAGCGTTGCATGGGAATTTATAAAATATCTTTTGTATTGACAACCTGCCTAACTTTGTGTTGCATGGCCTGCTTGTGTTTTAGTGCATATGAACATACAGTTAACCCGTAGCtgcatgttttaacattttattgaggTCTAATTTATGATTCTTGTATTTTATCCCTTCCTTTGGCTcttgctgtttcttgttgctatAGCAGCTCTGCATGTCTGTATATATGCTCAGTTTTGTGGTGTTGCTTCATGCTGCGTACATGACTATTCGTGCTAAAAAGTGATATGCTGTCACTTCATGCTAAGTGCATGGCTattttgtgctaaaatgctatATATTGTTGCTGTGCTATTGATTTGCactgttgttttgtggtttctAGTTGCCTCGTATGGCTTCTATTCTGATTTGGGAGTTCctgtttgttgtagctgttgctgTCTTTAATGTGTCCTGCTGTTTTGtgaagttttaagttttaaaacatcttgccaaaTGACCACAGTTGGAAATTAGCCTGAaggctaacactggcacatgTAAAGGAATGTTAATtaatgtgtgttaaaaaaaaaaataaataaaaaaaaatataaaattaaaaaaaaaataaattaaatcaatgaaaatgaaatacattcaaaattagattaaaatattttaaatacgGTTTGAGTAATTAGAATTTGTAatgatttttcatttatataataataaataaatatagtcaataaataaataaataaaataataaaataaaataaaatgactcactagaaataaagttgaattaaaGTATACTTGAAATAGCACAGCATTATTGGAAGATGTTCGTAAGTATATTTAAGTGTGTCTTAATGATGCCTGTGTTCACTGAAAAGTAGCTTGGTATATCTCTAATAGCGCTATAAATATAGCATTACCGATACATTGATAGTTGTCAAATAGCACCGTTTTTGTACATTGCTCATAAGTGTATTAATCTTTATAATACTTATTAGCAATGTACTAAAATCGTTCTTTTTTTGAAGTACTTACAATGTACTTTGGTCCAGGTAAGAAAAAGTACAGTGAACTAGATTTCATCTAAGTATAATTATTATACTTAATGGCATTCTACtaagtgtgtgttatttttaatataccTAACAATGTATTTACACTTGGGTAAAACTAGACTTAATGTTAATATACTTTAGTCTAGTTCAgtgtacttgtgtttttaatctgGGTCTACCTAAGTTATGAAATAGTTAAGAACTGTAATATGGTATTCGTTTTTTCGTTCGAGTACAATCGAgtacaatcacctgaaactaagaattgtgtttttgttgccttagaatgagccatttaccTTTGCCTTTTTAACAGTGTCCACCATGttctacagtaacccagaatggacaaaccaaacacaagcTCAAGCTCACATTTTTCCGTAAACCTCCTACACACTTGACGCATTGGGCAGGTTTCAgctctgcaacctcaccactagatgccactacaTCCTAGACACCTCTTAAGTATTCTTGGATTTAGTGTAGTTCAGTCTACTTTTCTCCCCTGGGAGCCATCAGAATATACAATGGTAAAATGTCTCCTAAGGACATTACAGCAGCTCTTTTGTTCAACTGTATCAGTCACTAACTAGGAAACGTAGCTCGGTACCTCAATATAATAAAGATTTCATTGAGGTTTTGTAtattaaatatgtgttttcagttttaataataatcattttaataataataatatgaaactTTTCTGAGGAGTAATCATAAGAAATATAAAGAGCAACTGAAGCATGCCACATTTCACAGATATTAATATAACCTTTTCATTGGGGCGGGTCCTCTTTCTAACACCAATCAAAACAGACATTCCTATTCCCTACAACCATCTGATTGAGGTtccatgaaaacatgtttgttcaATAAACAAAACTCAACAATAAAGATGTCCATGCTCCAGGACTAAGCCAGGATAGCACAACCTgttataacaaataaaatatggagTAGCATGTGGTGTATgtgaaaacatgcaattaatAATGATCTAACTATAAATTTCCACCACATTGttaaaaaagtgagtttttagGAAGGATTTAAATTTGGATCTGTTGGTGCAGTAGTAGATGGGGAGCCAGCGGGAGATTTCGGGGACAGGGGTGATAGGGTTATGGAAGCAGGTGTGGGTGAGGAGGTGTGCGGCAGAGTTTTGGATATATTGAAGTTTATTGCGGACTTAAGAGGATGTACTGTAAAGGATGCTATTGCAGTTGCAGTCTGGATGTGATAAAGGTGTGGATAAAGgtttcagcagcagagaagGGGAGTAATTGATGAATGTGGGCTATGTTTTTTAGTAGAAAGAAGGCGGCTCTAGTGAACTGGGCGACGTGTTGTTCAAAGGTGAGGTGACTGTCAAATATGATACCAAGGTTGCGCAGATGATGGGTGGCTGATAGGGCAGACTTGTCGATTTGGAGGGTGAAGCGATTTGGAGCTTATCCCAGGTGTCATTGGGCgagaggtggggtacaccctgcaCAGGTTGCAAGAccatcgcagggctgacacatatagacagacaaccattcatgcCCACATCCATGCAATTCAGTCACCAATTTACCTGGTCTGTTTAAAACAGGATCAGATCTGGAGAAATGACATTAACATGACATGCAGGAGTAACCTTGCTGGAAACCTTGGGGTTAACTCACCCGAGTATGGCACATGGCAGCAGGAAGCCCAGGGCCACGGTGGTGATCTTAAAGTGGGCGTATCTGGGGCTGACGGGGTACTGCTCCAAACACAGCAGTCTGTCAGCGTCAAACACTGACGGCAGCAGCCCGCTCAGGCAGAACAGGAAGGTGAGGGTCCAAACCACCACACCAGACACCGCTGCCACCCTGACAGTTCGCACCCTGCGACTGCTCAACGGGTACACAATGGCCAGGCAGCGGTCCAGCGCTATCAGGCACAGGAACATGACACTGGCGTAGACGTTTACGTAAAACACGTAGCCCACCAGCTCGCAGGCTAGTGGCCCATAGGGCCAGCGGTGCCCACCTTGGAGATACAGGATCCACAATGGCAGGGTGAGTAGCTGGAGGaggtctgacagcagcaggttgAGGATGTAGACCAGCTGGCAGCCTCCTCCGCCAGAGCGTCCCATGTGGTATAGTCCCCAGAGGGACAACAGGTTACTGGGGAGACCCAGAGAAAAGATCACGCCATAGATACAGGTCAGACCAAACGTGTCCGTGTCCAACGGGAGGTTGCAGCTGTCATTGGACATGTCTCTGGTGGTCAAGCACCTGACATAGGAAACTAGAAGTGGCCTTACTCAGACATGGACTGATACTTGCAGGGTGATGAGTCGGTGGAGAAAATCCCGTTCATGCACTGATGTCTGATGCATCCTCTTGTTATGTGTCCATtgcaaaatattcacaaatgcATTCTACTGTGGTAAAGTTCATACTCAGATAACATGCTGTCCGTCAAGCATTCTTCAGAGCATCCAGGATCCATCAGGGGAAACCACCCTGCAGAACAGATATCAACAGTCAGCATGTGCATAAACAGTTAAGCTACAGAACTCAAACCAAGACTTTTCACTCACCTCCCAAGCCTATGTGACCGACTTTGTTCCACAAAAAAGCGTGCTGCCTGCTCTGCAGCTGGGTGACCTGTGCTCAAAAAATGCTGGGAACACCGTGTCTCGACCATGCCTGGACTATTCTGTGATCGTTTCCTTCACAGGAAATCCACTTCTTCAGCTTTAAAGGCAACATCCTGAGGCAGGAGAACGCCTTTCTGCCcaagaacaaaaacatacactctctctttctctctgtctccggCTCTCTTACTCCAGTAGCAGACAGGATGATTGAGGTGGACAGGAGCTGTGAGGGAAGGAACTGATGTAGGGTGTCCACTAATGCCCTTTAAATTGTCGGTTACTGGCTATGTGCCATTAAACACATTAACCCCTCTACTATGCTGTCTTTAAACACACTTTTCAACACATTTGAgtattgtttttactgtaagtATGCAGAAATTTAATTTAGCAGCTATAGATTGTTTTCCTTGACTGAAGAGaattcaattttatatttatcttgtGTATCCTGTTCCATGTTTGTATGTTTAGGGGACTCAAAAAAGCAATCCATAAAATTTTGATAGGCTTTTGTTAGGTTAGATTAAGTCAAAAACACAGCTCTATAAATAATTGTTATCTAAGGCATGGCACAATAGGCTTGGGtggaaaatatacatttagatgatttttcattaaaatcatgtttggtTAATTTAGAGTTAGGGTTAATGTTACAATAGAATTAGTCTCCAAAGAATAAAAGTCAGTGTCATGTCCTtgaagatgacaaaaacaagaatattGAGTGCGTTTGTATCATACTTGCAAGACAGTTGATTGAAACAGccttgcaaagaaaaaaaacacttttgttacAGTAATAGAACGTGAATGTAGAGTTTAAGTAAAATGCTGTCTCACTCAGTATTTCTGAACATGATTTATAAGATAAATCCAGTGTCTGGACTTTGAATGTGTGTAATTTACCCTGAGTGAACTTTgctcaagcaaaaaaaatctcacacaaTTGAAATTGTTTTAGGGAAGAATGGGTATGTTGAGACAATGGGTGTTAGGCAGTATTTTTACCACATGGTTTCAAAGGGAGGAGAGTCTTATCACTCActttgtttcctttaaaatgtcaccAATCTTTGATTTATTAAACAATCCAAGATTGTAACTAATAAACTGACCAATCCCCTGGGACATTACTACCACCTTACACTCACCAGAGCTTTAGTATCAAGGTCATGATGCCCCAAAGGTGTGGGCTCAATCATTAGACTTGGATTCAACTCAGACTTGAGTCACGAATTTTATGACCTTAAACTCAAACttgacacaataaaaaaaagacttgcaactcaacTTTGACTGAAATGACTTTGCTTTGACTTGAGCTGTTTGACTAGAAAACACTTCCTGCCACTTCCTACCTTCCTGCCAAAGCCAGTTTGGATAGAGAAAGTTCTAAGAATTATTTTCCCATATAAGAAGAGTTTAATACAACAAGACAgaacagaaacatacaaaaaatattctGCTGTGGTCCTGGTTAGTAGTGCAATGTCAGCACTCCATATTTTTTAAGTTCAGTTGCGCTTGTTCtaacaaatgaatacaaatcTTAATGTTTGACTACTCCATTGTTGAAATGCCATCCCTTTTTGTAAACTCTAAATTTAAGATTTGGTACTTGGAACTTGAATTGAGAcagttacatttgcacattattatgtagtaAATACATTGAAACCTTATATgtcttacattttttacaatgctgtggttaacatgtggttatgtttgggcTCAAAAACCACCTAGGTAAGGTtgggaaaacatcatgttttggcttgttGGATATGTCCAGctgttgctaaaaaacaccaagttttgttgtttgttgatctcAAACAGCAGTCTGTAGTGGTCTGCATCTTGGTAGCTGTCTCACCTTGGTTTCCTTCCACCATCCCATccaagaaatgtaaaaatgtcacatatcagttgtttgcagaaatgtacagctAATGCTTTCAAGTAACTGGGTTTGAATGAACCCATTGCCATGTAATAGCTTTGTGACCATTGACCCATGGTAATTAGAATTCAAACTGGGAACACTATTACAGGTCAAAGCTGGTGACAGGAGATACATGAACATGATGTTCTATCCTCTTTTATCTGCTTGTTTAGGCCACCTGAAAGCTGTCTGTAAAAGAAGCATGAAGTTATGAAGTGAATACTGAAGTGCCCACCTCTACTGCTGCAACAAGTGGAGCATTATCACCATAATACCACATCTGGGGCCTACTGTGGATAGCTGTGTAAAGTAAGGTATGAACCACAGTATGTACCCTGGGTGTACTCTACATGTTATTATGCAGCCCATTTCCATATCACCTTATCAGCTATTGCTCTTATCTTTCCTCTGAATCACCACCATGTATTTTCCTAAGAGAAATTTTACAGTCTAttgtcaaaagtattttttcgcCTTGGTGCTTGAGCCCTCTGCTTGACCTGGTCGaaagttctttttttcaaatttagcagcTACAAAAACAATTGTGTACACTACAATCTCAcatttgtttgtggtttgcaCTGAAGCAGTCTCATGATAAGACTGTGGGTATGTTTGCAATCATTTTCCATGTAAACGCCTTTTACATTTATAGAAGGATGATTTCTTTCAAGGTCATTATTATGTAATCACTATGCTGATTTTATCTTGGTATGTTACCACTTCCTGTATGCAAGGCATGCAGTGTTTGCATAACATATATCCATTTGTCAGCATTTTGCAGAAAAGAATACGTATCAAAATATGTTTAGTAAAAGGGTAATGTGATGTTACAGTGTTTTTGCCTCAGTCCATGTGAACTCTCTGTAGGTTCCTCTTCATGCAAAGAATGTGTGTCATACAGGAAGTGGGTGAAACCAATAATAAACTCACAGTGATCAGGCAGTTCGATGGAGGCTCTAGccgtttctctctctgttcatgTTGATCAGAAATGTGAGATCTTTGATAAACCACTTTGAATGATATGATGAAAGGAGGTGGAAGGTGGACCATTGCACACAATATATCTGGAAATTATCAATAACTTATTCAGAacgctgctttgtcactttttgacccTCCCACCCATGATTTTTTCTAGTATTTctagtatttctattttttcaagcTTTCCTGAACCACCCAGGGACCTGCAGGTGGGTCAAGGTGATCATCACTAGTTCCTATTACTCAGGGAAACTTGGGAGTAATAAGACAAAATGCTTGGTCTGGAATTTTCTgaattatgaaatatatttcataatGAGTTATATGCTGATATTAGATTAATCTGATGCTTTGAAGGCACACCAGCTGACAAATCTACTCGAAGGTGAAACACACCATCACTTCTCTGTGATTGGCAAAAGCACTTTTGTAAACACCGTGTGCATCAGAAATATTTTGCAACAATTTGCACAGTGATGACCTTTGAACCTTTTGAAGacctttgtttatttaaaatgattatgaGGCAGGGGTGTTTACAATTGCAAATAAGAGTCAGGTGCTAATAAAATCCACTTATTTGTGGATGCTTGAGTATTAATACCCTTAAGTAAACAGTCATTAGGCATAAGATAAGTCAGAACACGTTACTCTGCTTTTGTCTTTCTCCGGGACCTTCGGCAGCAGAGAATCTTGCATATGAAGACTGAAACCCCAACAAAGGCCCCAACAAGGGCcataataaatacacacacatctaGGCAGAAGTAGGAGTACCAAGGCAGACTAAAACTTGCTGATTGTAGATGGGGTGCTCCTTTGTTCCTGATGACATACTCAATCCAAAAGATAGCAGTGTCCATAGGAGACATTGGCTGGTCATGGTGTAGCTGTGAGAGATGCTGTATGTTGTCACGGTATGAAGGAGTCTCCAGGACGTCCTTCAGAGCCTCCAGGAAGTCTTCTTTGGTGAGTGATTTGGCTTCTACCATTCGCGCTGCCCCGCGTTGCTTCAGCCGGAGTAGATTGTCGAACTGGTCAAAGAGGAGCGGCAGTCCCACAACAGGCACTCCGTGGCAAATGGCCTCATACATACCGTTGGTGCCTCCATGGGCTACAAAGGCACGAGTCTTGGGGTGTCCCAGGATGTCTTTCTGAGGAAGCCACTTCATCAGCATGGTGTTGTTCCCCAGAGACGTAGGCGTTTCACCCACAAACTTCCATACAACCTTCTGAGGTAGCTGAGCAAGAGCAGCAGCGATGGCCTCTGTGGTTTCACGAGGAAGGGCTGACACAATCGTCCCCAGAGACATGACCACCACCCCATGCTCCCCAGAACTCTGCATGAAGGCCTCCAGCTCATCAGGGAGGGGACCAGACTTTTTGCACTGGAACCCCCCAATGTAGACCACATTGGGCATGGTGGGCCGAGGGAACTCAAAGACAAAATCCGTCCTCACCAGCCAGATATCAGCCGCACGCTGCAAAGATAGCAAGTCAGTTCCAGGAGGGAAATGCCGTTGAAAAAGATCTGAGTAGGCAGGGTTAATATAATAGTGTTGTTCAACTAAACTATAGAGATAATGCAACATGTTCTTGGTTCTTTCCAGAAAATCCATCTGATCATGAAGCTCACTTCCTGATACAGGGACGTAGGAGACAGGAGATGGTGCTATGGTGAAATGGCCCTCCCCATTATTGATCCAGCGCACATTAAAAACCATCGGCAGCTTGAGGTAGTTACCCAGAAGAACCCCAATAGTCAGAGCAGGATCAGTTAATATTAAGTCAAATTTGGCATCTTGCAGCCTCTTCATAAACTCAGGGTCATCTAGCATTGTGGCAATTGCTCTGGCAAGGATCTCATGGCCCGTTGCCAACATAGATGTGATCAAGTGCTGCTGACAGAATGTGCGTACAAAAGTCGGCAACCTGCGGCATTCCATAACATCAACTAGCATTTTATTGTAGTAGTCCAAGTCCGACTCATCCTCCAGCATGGGCACATTAATAGAAGTATAGATTGAGGAGTTACTTGGGATGTACCAGCTCTTGGCAGAGCGCAGCACAGTGATGTTATGGCCTCTGGAGTGCAGTTCTCGAAGGATCACCTCCATGTTGATCCAGTGGCTGCCATCAACGGGCACTACCAGgatcctgctgctgctacaACAAGTGGGCCCGAGCAACAGGAAGCAAAGACCTGTCAGGAATACAGGGATCATGCCGGCCAATTTCTGGGagaaacaacagacaaaaatgaGAAGAATTAATACCCAGTAAACTTCAGTAATGGCTCACATCTTGCAGGTCTTTTCTCTACTTTATCCATGCCAATCGCCATGTGGTCTGACGTTACCTGTGGACTATCAGTAATGTTTCGGAAGTCATGCATTACTTGTTCACAGGTTAAGGGAAGGTCATTGCGCTAATAAGAttccatatatttaaaatatggaCACACTATACTTTGTGTACTGCTGATAATATAGTGTCAGTGTATTTATAGGGGATCAATTTCTTTCTTACATTAAATTTTGtcatatataatgttacaattatggatgttcatattaaactCTACAAAAGTTTTGAATAATTAGGTGAATATATGTAGTAGTAATAAGCCTGGGCAAAAACCCCAGGCTTCAAACTGTTCTGAATCCAACTTTTTCTGCTTTGGCTATATGATAATGGTAAATTGTGagggatttttttatattttc encodes:
- the ugt5g1 gene encoding UDP glucuronosyltransferase 5 family, polypeptide G1 — protein: MAIGMDKKLAGMIPVFLTGLCFLLLGPTCCSSSRILVVPVDGSHWINMEVILRELHSRGHNITVLRSAKSWYIPSNSSIYTSINVPMLEDESDLDYYNKMLVDVMECRRLPTFVRTFCQQHLITSMLATGHEILARAIATMLDDPEFMKRLQDAKFDLILTDPALTIGVLLGNYLKLPMVFNVRWINNGEGHFTIAPSPVSYVPVSGSELHDQMDFLERTKNMLHYLYSLVEQHYYINPAYSDLFQRHFPPGTDLLSLQRAADIWLVRTDFVFEFPRPTMPNVVYIGGFQCKKSGPLPDELEAFMQSSGEHGVVVMSLGTIVSALPRETTEAIAAALAQLPQKVVWKFVGETPTSLGNNTMLMKWLPQKDILGHPKTRAFVAHGGTNGMYEAICHGVPVVGLPLLFDQFDNLLRLKQRGAARMVEAKSLTKEDFLEALKDVLETPSYRDNIQHLSQLHHDQPMSPMDTAIFWIEYVIRNKGAPHLQSASFSLPWYSYFCLDVCVFIMALVGAFVGVSVFICKILCCRRSRRKTKAE
- the si:dkey-165a24.9 gene encoding G-protein coupled receptor 4, with protein sequence MSNDSCNLPLDTDTFGLTCIYGVIFSLGLPSNLLSLWGLYHMGRSGGGGCQLVYILNLLLSDLLQLLTLPLWILYLQGGHRWPYGPLACELVGYVFYVNVYASVMFLCLIALDRCLAIVYPLSSRRVRTVRVAAVSGVVVWTLTFLFCLSGLLPSVFDADRLLCLEQYPVSPRYAHFKITTVALGFLLPCAILGYTSAHIGVTLRRSPSLSDHERHKIVGILVVITVNFIVVFGPYHLVGGYRFVSLLLTDEPCEFEHSIFLIYRLCYGLTSLNTLLDPLFYIFLCPDARLELQRSLPCLGRGQNTCKKMTLNTRARPDNQRESETGHNNLLAV